One segment of Brassica napus cultivar Da-Ae chromosome C3, Da-Ae, whole genome shotgun sequence DNA contains the following:
- the LOC111215938 gene encoding disease resistance protein TAO1-like, producing the protein MDLSFSERLEELPDLSTATNLYDVDLTNCSSLVKLPSSIGNSTKLNKLNLMNCSSLVEILSSITTITSLKSLDLCGCSSLVEIPFNMDIDLGYCSSLVKLSSSIGNTFHLQKLDLSDCSSLVELPLSIGNTTNLQELNLNHCSNLMELPSSMKKLCRLSLLELKKCSKLEVVLANINLASLRELDLSDCYLLKSYPESSPNIQELDPWIGRISRLRRLELSGIRKLVSLPPLPDSLLVLNEDYEP; encoded by the coding sequence ATGGATTTGAGTTTTTCAGAAAGATTGGAAGAGCTTCCTGATCTTTCAACTGCCACTAATTTATATGACGTGGATCTAACAAACTGCTCAAGTCTGGTGAAACTCCCTTCCTCCATTGGGAATTCaactaaacttaataaattgAATCTCATGAATTGTTCAAGTTTGGTGGAGATTCTTTCATCTATTACAACTATCACTAGTCTCAAATCTCTTGATCTCTGTGGATGCTCAAGTTTGGTGGAAATTCCCTTCAACATGGACATTGATCTCGGTTATTGTTCAAGTCTAGTGAAACTCTCTTCTTCTATTGGAAATACATTTCATCTCCAAAAATTGGATCTTAGTGATTGTTCAAGCTTGGTTGAACTCCCTTTATCTATTGGGAACACAACTAATCTCCAAGAACTGAATCTCAATCATTGCTCAAATCTGATGGAGCTTCCTTCCTCTATGAAGAAACTTTGTAGATTGTCGTTATTGGAATTAAAGAAATGCTCAAAGTTAGAGGTTGTTCTGGCCAACATCAACTTGGCATCTCTAAGAGAACTCGATCTCTCAGATTGCTATTTGTTGAAAAGTTATCCTGAGAGTTCCCCAAACATTCAAGAGCTTGATCCATGGATAGGGAGAATATCTCGTCTGCGTCGGCTTGAACTAAGTGGAATAAGGAAGCTGGTATCACTCCCACCTCTTCCGGATTCGCTATTGGTACTAAATGAAGATTATGAACCTTAA
- the LOC111215688 gene encoding probable disease resistance protein RPP1: MDSYFSLTNPNLVASAICFLALLGTLFFYRKSRSHQEKKTMATSSLTLLAPRNWKYHVFPSFHGADVRTNFLSHVLKELRSKGIDSFIDNDIERSKLIGPELVEAIRGSRIAIVLLSRNYASSTWCLNELVEIMKCREEFGQTVMPLFYELDPTDVKKQTGDFGKVLGKTCRGKEKEDIQRWKRALTEVAQIAGFHSAKGENEAELIEYIATDVSNKLNLSAPCSDFDGLVGMKSRMAEMRRVLQLDSDEVRKIGILGPPGIGKTTIARSIFNRYSQDFQLSVFMDNIKKKYVIMACSDDYSVKLDLQKQFMSQLTNDTGIKIPHLGVAKDRLKDKKVLVVLDDVDQLVQLEAMAKETSWFGPGSRIIITTQDENVLKASGIDHIHRVNLPSDDEALQMFCLYAFGQKYPKDGFKKLACEVRSLVGGLPLGLRVMGSYFRGMSEQDWREALPRLKIHLDRNGEIAGILKFSYDALNDEDKRLFLHIACFFSGEPVDMVERCLEKCFQDVRQGLRVLSEKSLIYSKSGLIMMSTLLFQLGRQIVQKESISEPGKRQFLNDAIDIGEVLSDDKAGNSSVIGIDLEWNKDITWTSERAFERLSNLQFIRILGKGVNPLSMNYISRKLKVLIWPMFPMPCFPSRFNPEFLVNLFVRNSNLEKLWEENKPLKNIKWMDLALSRRLKELPDLSTAINLYYLDLSYCSSLVKLPSSIGNATNLEKLSLNYCSSLVKLPSSIGNAINLKTLSLKGCSSMVKLPSSIWNIVNLEELNLENCSNLVEIPSLLRSEIEKCTKSDCSRGSGKIINRLPIIAGLLSNPQFEKNNTIKYSESSTNIEELDPWIGRILRLRRLVLSGMRKLVSLPQLPDSLLELDAENCESLERLHCSFPNQDIRLNFANCFKLNQEARDLIIQMPTNKYAVFPTENVPICFSYRSSGSSLTVKLNRLPVGKSTKFKACILCAYDDENNFGLWETASVFCTITFGGNASIACNKRVERVLPGNLCTFEVEVETEEVTSTKLVFDFGLLNLDFKTWKIKECGILQLL; this comes from the exons ATGGATTCTTATTTTTCTCTTACCAATCCCAATCTTGTTGCTTCTGCAATATGCTTCTTGGCGCTCTTGGGTACACTATTTTTCTACAGAAAGTCCAGATcccatcaagaaaaaaaaactatggctACGTCTTCTTTAACTCTTTTGGCTCCTCGCAATTGGAAATATCATGTTTTCCCAAGCTTCCATGGGGCAGATGTACGCACAAACTTTCTCAGCCACGTTCTAAAGGAGCTCAGAAGCAAAGGAATCGACTCTTTCATTGACAATGATATAGAGAGGAGTAAGCTGATTGGTCCTGAGCTCGTAGAAGCTATTAGAGGATCTAGGATTGCGATTGTCTTGCTCTCGAGGAACTATGCTTCTTCGACATGGTGCTTGAACGAGCTGGTGGAGATCATGAAGTGCAGAGAAGAGTTTGGTCAAACAGTAATGCCCCTTTTCTATGAACTGGATCCAACTGATGTAAAGAAGCAAACTGGTGATTTTGGGAAAGTCTTGGGAAAAACTTGTagaggaaaagaaaaggaagacaTCCAAAGGTGGAAACGTGCTTTGACCGAAGTGGCCCAAATCGCAGGTTTCCATTCAGCAAAAGG GGAGAATGAAGCAGAGCTGATTGAATATATTGCCACTGATGTTTCCAACAAGTTGAACCTTTCAGCACCATGCAGTGACTTTGACGGCTTAGTTGGGATGAAATCTcgtatggcagaaatgagacGAGTGTTGCAGTTAGATTCGGATGAGGTGAGAAAAATAGGGATCTTGGGTCCGCCTGGGATTGGTAAGACCACCATTGCTAGATCTATATTCAACCGATACTCCCAAGATTTCCAACTAAGTGTCTTTATggacaatataaaaaaaaagtatgtgaTAATGGCTTGTTCTGATGACTACAGTGTGAAGTTGGATTTGCAGAAGCAGTTTATGTCTCAACTAACCAACGATACGGGTATAAAGATTCCACATTTGGGAGTTGCCAAAGACAGGTTGAAAGACAAGAAAGTTCTTGTCGTCCTTGATGATGTGGATCAGTTAGTACAACTAGAAGCCATGGCAAAAGAAACTAGTTGGTTTGGTCCTGGGAGTCGGATTATCATCACAACACAAGATGAGAACGTTTTAAAAGCGAGTGGGATCGACCATATACACAGGGTGAATTTACCATCAGATGATGAGGCTCTTCAAATgttttgcttgtatgcttttgGTCAAAAATACCCCAAGGATGGTTTCAAGAAGCTTGCTTGTGAAGTTAGGAGTCTTGTAGGTGGACTTCCGTTGGGGCTGAGGGTTATGGGATCCTATTTTCGAGGAATGTCCGAGCAAGATTGGAGAGAAGCACTACCAAGGTTAAAGATCCACCTTGACCGAAATGGAGAAATTGCGGGCATTTTAAAGTTTAGTTATGATGCTTTAAATGATGAAGATAAAAGATTATTTCTTCATATAGCCTGCTTTTTTAGTGGTGAACCAGTTGATATGGTGGAAAGATGTCTAGAaaaatgttttcaggatgtgAGACAAGGACTTCGTGTCTTATCTGAAAAATCTCTCATATATAGCAAATCAGGATTGATAATGATGTCTACGTTACTATTCCAACTAGGAAGACAAATTGTGCAAAAAGAATCTATTAGCGAACCTGGAAAACGCCAGTTTTTGAATGATGCAATTGATATTGGTGAAGTACTTAGTGATGATAAAGCA GGTAATAGCAGTGTCATAGGAATAGATCTCGAGTGGAATAAGGACATAACATGGACAAGTGAAAGAGCCTTTGAAAGATTGTCTAATCTTCAATTCATAAGAATCCTCGGCAAAGGCGTTAACCCGCTAAGTATGAACTACATATCCCGAAAACTTAAAGTACTAATTTGGCCGATGTTCCCCATGCCATGTTTTCCTTCAAGATTTAATCCAGAGTTCCTAGTCAACCTATTCGTGCGGAATAGCAATCTTGAGAAACTGTGGGAAGAAAATAAa CCGCTCAAAAATATAAAGTGGATGGATTTGGCTCTTTCAAGAAGATTGAAGGAGCTTCCTGATCTCTCAACTgccattaatttatattatttggaTCTCAGCTATTGCTCAAGCCTGGTGAAGCTCCCTTCCTCTATTGGGAATGCAACTAATCTTGAAAAATTGAGTCTCAACTATTGCTCAAGTCTGGTGAAGCTCCCTTCCTCTATTGGGAATGCAATTAATCTCAAAACATTGAGTCTCAAAGGTTGCTCAAGTATGGTGAAACTTCCTTCCTCTATTTGGAATATAGTTAATCTTGAAGAGTTGAATCTCGAAAATTGCTCGAACCTTGTGGAGATCCCTAGCTTGTTGAGATCGGAAATAGAGAAATGCACCAAGTCAGATTGCTCGAGAGGTAGTGGAAAGATCATCAACCGTCTCCCTATTATAGCGGGCTTACTTTCCAACCCGCAATTTGAAAAGAATAACACCATTAAGTATTCTGAGAGTTCAACAAACATTGAAGAGCTTGATCCGTGGATAGGGAGAATACTTCGTCTACGTCGACTTGTACTAAGCGGAATGAGGAAGCTGGTATCACTCCCTCAGCTACCGGATTCGTTATTGGAACTAGATGCAGAAAATTGTGAGTCCCTAGAGAGACTACACTGCTCCTTTCCCAATCAAGATATTCGTCTCAACTTTGCAAACTGCTTTAAACTAAATCAAGAAGCAAGAGATCTCATCATCCAGATGCCAACTAATAAATATGCGGTGTTTCCCACTGAAAATGTGCCTATATGCTTCAGTTACCGATCTTCTGGGAGTTCCTTGACTGTGAAGTTGAATCGATTGCCCGTTGGTAAATCAACCAAATTTAAGGCTTGCATCTTATGTGCTTATGATGACGAAAATAACTTTGGACTTTGGGAAACCGCATCTGTCTTTTGTACCATCACGTTCGGAGGGAATGCTTCCATTGCTTGTAATAAAAGGGTAGAACGAGTTTTGCCGGGGAATCTGTGCACATTCGAGGTAGAGGTTGAAACAGAGGAGGTCACTTCCACCAAGCTTGTTTTTGATTTTGGGCTCCTCAATTTGGATTTCAAAACATGGAAGATAAAAGAATGTGGGATACTCCAACTCCTGTAG
- the LOC111205626 gene encoding probable disease resistance protein RPP1, translating into MRKLGGLSELELKECSKLEVLLASINLESLGEVNLSDWSLLKNYPENSTDVQETDPWIGRISGLRKLVQSGMEKLESLPPLPDSLWALDAENGESLERLGSSFRNPDINLSFLNYFKQNQEEKDLIIQTPSNEYAVFPGEEMPQCFTYRSSGSSLTVKLNQTPLGTSTKFKACIVCAGEDEKGFTEWERASVCCSITTSGGISLSSCLKTIEQFLPGHLYTFEFEVETDEVTSTELVFECEVDYADLIKKGKTLEIKECGIMLVNMIESFGDDNSSGAIDGARGSADPYQLLYFI; encoded by the coding sequence ATGAGAAAACTTGGTGGATTGTCCGAACTGGAATTAAAGGAATGTTCAAAGTTAGAGGTTCTTCTGGCCAGCATCAACTTGGAATCTCTAGGAGAAGTCAATCTCTCAGATTGGTCTTTGTTGAAAAATTATCCTGAGAACTCCACAGACGTTCAAGAGACTGATCCATGGATCGGGAGAATATCTGGTCTACGTAAACTTGTACAAAGCGGAATGGAGAAGCTTGAATCACTCCCACCGCTTCCGGATTCACTATGGGCACTAGATGCAGAGAATGGTGAGTCCCTAGAGAGATTAGGTAGCTCCTTTAGGAACCCAGATATCAATCTCAGCTTCCTTAACTACTTCAAACAAAATCAAGAAGAGAAAGATCTCATCATCCAGACGCCGAGCAATGAATATGCGGTCTTTCCTGGTGAAGAAATGCCTCAGTGCTTCACTTACCGATCATCTGGGAGTTCATTAACTGTGAAGTTGAATCAAACTCCTCTTGGCACATCAACCAAATTCAAGGCTTGCATCGTATGTGCTGGTGAGGACGAAAAGGGCTTTACAGAATGGGAACGAGCATCTGTCTGTTGTAGCATCACCACGTCAGGAGGGATCTCCCTCAGTTCTTGTCTTAAAACAATAGAACAGTTTTTGCCGGGACATCTGTACACATTCGAGTTTGAGGTTGAAACAGATGAGGTGACTTCCACTGAGCTTGTTTTTGAGTGCGAGGTTGACTATGCGGATTTGATCAAAAAGGGCAAAACACTGGAGATAAAAGAATGTGGGATTATGCTGGTAAACATGATTGAGAGCTTCGGAGATGACAACAGTAGCGGAGCAATCGACGGAGCTAGAGGGTCAGCTGACCCCTATCAACTcttgtattttatttaa
- the LOC111204716 gene encoding eukaryotic initiation factor 4A-I-like codes for MIVTVVMEAPSPAFQSPSRSSQQLHFYLAVDRPQFKMETVVELLGVLGRRPWLPIVVCCSSRDELDAVCSSLSTLPFISFAALYSDLGERERASVLEKFRQATINWNQHLNSAIVGEEGLEESETREEEDEKKSHLVVVTDVCLPMLSSGESSLSSRVLINYELPTKKETYTRRLTSCLASGGIVINMVVGGEVTTLRSLEESSGIIIAEMPINISEIL; via the exons ATGATCGTAACAGTAGTTATGGAAGCTCCTTCTCCAGCTTTTCAGTCTCCTTCTCGTTCCAG TCAGCAATTGCATTTCTACCTCGCCGTGGATCGTCCCCAATTCAAAATG GAGACGGTGGTGGAGTTACTCGGAGTGCTAGGTCGTCGTCCGTGGCTTCCCATTGTGGTATGTTGCAGCTCTCGCGATGAGCTCGACGCCGTCTGCTCTTCCTTATCCACTCTTCCTTTCATCTCCTTTGCTGCTTTG TACAGTGATCTGGGAGAGAGAGAACGAGCTTCGGTTTTAGAGAAATTCCGACAAGCAACAATCAACTGGAACCAGCACCTTAACTCTGCAATAGTAGGAGAAGAAGGTTTGGAAGAGAGTGAaaccagagaagaagaagatgaaaagaaatcTCATTTGGTGGTTGTGACTGATGTTTGTCTTCCGATGCTTTCATCTGGAGAGTCTTCTCTTTCCTCACGAGTTCTCATCAACTACGAGCTTCCTACTAAAAAGGAAACTTATACTAGGCGTTTAACATCTTGCTTAGCTTCAG GTGGGATTGTTATAAACATGGTTGTTGGAGGTGAAGTAACCACTCTCAGAAGCCTTGAAGAGAGCAGCGGCATTATCATCGCAGAGATGCCAATCAAT ATTTCTGAGATCTTATAA
- the LOC111204717 gene encoding uncharacterized membrane protein At3g27390, giving the protein MAVVTNLRSCLKISYVIFAFCSAFFLGALKGLIVGPVAGLTLIAGNVGVILGLFPAHVTWTVYAVAKTNRFDIPLKLAILVALPALFGIWLGLSIAISVLVGVGYGFFTPWISAFEAFRQDTESNKFFHCLVDGTWGTIKGSCTVVTDFADLCYHSYPLYLKELRESPDSNELQTLRLIHVPGCIIVGIIGLVIDIPLFTAIAVVKSPYLLFKGWYRLAQDAINREGPFLEIACIPVAGLTILLWPIIVIGFVLTTIFASIFVGLYGAVVVFQERSFRRGVSYVIAVVGEFDEYTNDWLYLREGTIFPKPKYRMTKGSFSSEVSVTVHPTTVSRVNSYGSVEPPVMLVPSLVRSVSVRGAIHEVRMVQIWEHMMGWFEMEGKDLLDQGVITPADLYESLKGRHGTESPIINVGLPSYALLHTLLGSIKAGAHGVLLLDGSEVTHLNRPQDKFLDWFFNPIMVLKDQIKVIKLGESEIRHLEKVVLFGNHEQRMEAWDNGGNPPQENLRAAQIQGISRRMMGMVRSVSKLPTYRRRFRQVVKALITYWLEKQGLNRTGSMSSGDFIEEV; this is encoded by the exons ATGGCTGTCGTAACTAACCTCAGAAGCTGTCTGAAGATTTCTTATGTCATATTTGCCTTCTGTTCTGCTTTCTTTCTCGGCGCTCTCAAAG GTTTGATCGTAGGTCCCGTTGCTGGGTTAACATTAATAGCAGGAAACGTTGGAGTGATTCTTGGTTTGTTCCCTGCACATGTTACTTGGACTGTTTACGCTGTTGCAAA GACAAACCGATTTGATATCCCTCTGAAACTAGCAATCTTGGTAGCCCTTCCTGCACTGTTTGGTATATGGTTAGGTCTAAGTATAGCAATAAGTGTCCTTGTTGGTGTTGGCTATGGATTCTTCACTCCATGGATCTCTGCTTTTGAAGCATTCAGACAAGACACTGAATCCAACAAGTTCTTCCACTGTCTTGTG GATGGAACTTGGGGAACAATCAAAGGAAGTTGTACCGTGGTTACCGATTTTGCAGATCTTTGTTACCATTCTTATCCTCTTTACCTAAAGGAACTGCGAGAATCCCCTGACTCAAATGAGCTTCAAACTCTTCG GTTGATTCATGTTCCTGGATGCATCATTGTTGGGATTATAGGACTAGTTATAGATATACCTCTTTTCACTGCAATAGCTGTCGTTAAAAGCCCTTACCTTCTGTTCAAAGGATGGTACAGACTAGCTCAAGATGCTATTAACCGAGAAGGACCATTCCTTGAGATAGCTTGCATCCCAGTTGCTGGTTTGACAATACTGTTATGGCCTATTATCGTCATTGGATTTGTCTTGACGACCATCTTCGCCAGCATCTTTGTCGGGTTGTATGGAGCTGTAGTTGTGTTTCAGGAAAGGTCATTTAGAAGAGGGGTGTCTTATGTGATTGCAGTGGTTGGAGAGTTTGATGAGTACACAAATGATTGGCTTTACCTTAGAGAAGGAACTATTTTCCCAAA GCCAAAATATAGAATGACAAAAGGATCCTTTTCAAGTGAAGTATCTGTGACGGTTCACCCTACAACTGTAAGCAGAGTCAATAGTTATGGTTCTGTAGAACCTCCAGTTATGCTAGTACCAAGTCTAGTTCGGTCTGTATCTGTTAGAGGAGCAATACATGAAGTGAGGATGGTTCAG ATTTGGGAGCATATGATGGGGTGGTTTGAGATGGAAGGCAAAGATCTACTAGACCAAGGAGTGATAACACCAGCTGATCTCTATGAGTCTTTAAAAGGAAGACATGGTACCGAATCACCCATTATCAATGTTGGCCTTCCTTCTTATGCTTTGCTTCATACATTGCTTGGGTCTATTAAAGCTGGTGCTCATGGAGTGCTTTTGCTTGATGGCTCGGAAGTGACTCATTTGAATAGACCGCAGGACAAGTTCTTGGACTGGTTCTTTAATCCAATTATGGTGTTGAAAGATCAGATTAAAGTGATTAAACTTGGAGAAAGTGAAATTAGACACTTGGAGAAAGTTGTTCTCTTTGGTAACCATGAACAAAGGATGGAAGCTTGGGACAATGGTGGTAACCCACCGCAAGAAAACCTTCGAGCTGCTCAAATTCAAGGAATCAGCAGAAG AATGATGGGAATGGTACGGAGCGTATCTAAGCTTCCAACGTATAGGAGAAGGTTCAGGCAAGTGGTTAAGGCTCTAATAACGTATTGGTTAGAGAAACAGGGATTGAATCGAACCGGTTCCATGAGTTCCGGAGATTTCATTGAAGAGGTCTAA